In a genomic window of Accipiter gentilis chromosome 23, bAccGen1.1, whole genome shotgun sequence:
- the CPNE9 gene encoding copine-9 codes for MASPGALEPAAGSVPGTKVELTVSCRNLLDMDTFSKSDPVVVLFVQGSGSSEWKEFGRTEVIDNTLNPDFVRKFVLDYYFEEKQNLRFDVYNVDSKSCSILKQKDFLGQAFAALGEVIGSQRGRLERPLTGVPGKRCGTILLLAEELSNCRDIVTMQLCANKLDKKDFFGKSDPFLVFYRSNEDGTFTICHKTEVVKNTLNPVWQPFTIPVRALCNGDYDRTVKIDVYDWDRDGSHDFIGEFATSYRELSRAQSQFTVYEVLNPRKKCKKKKYVNSGTVTLLSFSVESEFTFVDYIRGGTQLNFTVAIDFTASNGMPSQPTSLHYASPYQLSAYALALKAVGEIIQDYDSDKLFPAYGFGAKLPPDGKISHQFPLNNNVDNPSCAGIEGVLESYLQSLRTVQLYGPTNFAPVINQVAGAAAQVTDGSQYHVLLIITDGVISDMLQTKEAIVTASALPMSIIIVGVGPAEFEAMEELDGDEVRVSSRGRYAERDIVQFVPFRDYVDDSGNQVLSMARLAKDVLAEIPEQLLSYMKTRDIKPRRADPQ; via the exons ATGGCGTCTCCGGGAGCGCTGGAGCCGGCGGCCGGCAGCGTGCCGGGCACCAAGGTGGAGCTCACCGTGTCCTGCCG GAACCTGCTGGACATGGACACCTTCTCCAAGTCTGACCCAG TGGTGGTCCTCTTCGTACAGGGCTCAGGGAGCAGTGAATGGAAGGAG tTTGGGCGCACCGAGGTGATCGACAACACCCTGAATCCCGACTTTGTCCGCAAGTTTGTCCTCGACTACTACTTTGAGGAGAAGCAAAACCTCCGCTTCGATGT CTACAACGTGGACTCCAAGAGCTGCTCCATTTTAAAGCAG AAG GACTTCCTGGGGCAGGCGTTCGCGGCACTGGGGGAGGTGATCGGGTCCCAGCGGGGCCGCCTGGAGAGACCCCTCAC GGGGGTCCCAGGGAAGCGGTGTGGGACcatcctgctgctggctgaggaGCTGAGCAACTGCCGG GACATCGTCACGATGCAGCTTTGTGCCAACAAGCTGGACAAGAAGGACTTCTTTGGAAAATCCGACCCCTTCCTCGTCTTCTACCGCAGCAACGAGGATGGCAC CTTCACCATCTGCCATAAGACGGAGGTGGTGAAGAACACGCTCAACCCGGTGTGGCAGcccttcaccatccccgtgcgtGCCCTCTGCAACGGCGACTATGACCG GACGGTGAAGATAGATGTCTACGACTGGGACCGGGACGGGAG CCACGACTTCATCGGGGAGTTTGCCACCAGCTACCGGGAGCTCTCCCGAGCGCAGAGCCAGTTCACGGTGTACGAG GTGCTGAACCCCAGGAAGAAATGCAAGAAGAAGAAATACGTGAACTCCGGCACT GTGACTCTGCTCTCCTTTTCCGTCGAGTCTGAGTTCACCTTCGTTGACTACATCCGGGGCGG gACGCAGCTGAATTTCACCGTCGCCATCGATTTCACGGCCTCCAATG GGATGCCGTCGCAGCCCACCTCGCTGCACTACGCGAGCCCCTACCAGCTAAGCGCCTACGCCCTGGCGCTGAAGGCGGTGGGGGAGATCATCCAGGACTACGACAGTGACAAGCTCTTCCCCGCCTACGGCTTCGGTGCCAAACTCCCACCCGACGGCAAGATCTCCCACCAGTTCCCCCTG AACAACAATGTGGACAATCCCAGCTGCGCCGGCATTGAGGGCGTGCTGGAGTCCTACCTCCAGAGCCTGCGCACCGTCCAGCTCTACGGTCCCACCAACTTCGCCCCTGTCATCAACCAGGTGGCTGG GGCGGCTGCCCAGGTGACCGACGGCTCGCAGTACCACGTCCTCCTCATCATCACCGATGGCGTCATCTCCGACATGCTGCAGACCAAGGAAGCCATCGTCACC GCTTCTGCCTTGCCCATGTCCATCATCATCGTGGGAGTGGGTCCTGCTGAGTTTGAGG ccatggaggagCTGGATGGTGATGAGGTACGGGTGTCGTCCCGGGGACGCTACGCCGAGAGGGACATCGTACAG TTTGTGCCATTTCGGGATTACGTGGACGACTCGGGAAACCAGGTGCTGAGCATGGCCCGCCTGGCCAAGGACGTGCTGGCCGAGATCCCCGAGCAGCTGCTCTCCTACATGAAGACCCGCGACATCAAGCCTCGCCGGGCGGACCCCCAGTAG